One part of the Marinobacterium rhizophilum genome encodes these proteins:
- a CDS encoding universal stress protein — protein MSAYKRILLAVDLSEESDQLIDKTCEIAERNNAELSLIHVIEPLSFAYGGDVPMDLTTIQEQLDDHARVKLDAFAARLSHPTTHRFIVSGHTESEIHRHCDEQDIDLVIVGSHGRHGLSLLLGSTANGVLHGARCDVLAIRVQPAK, from the coding sequence ATGAGTGCTTATAAACGAATCTTGCTGGCTGTTGACCTGTCTGAGGAATCAGATCAGCTGATCGACAAGACCTGCGAGATCGCCGAGCGAAATAATGCAGAGCTGAGCCTCATTCATGTGATCGAGCCACTGAGCTTTGCCTATGGCGGCGATGTCCCCATGGATCTGACAACCATCCAGGAGCAGCTCGACGATCATGCCCGCGTCAAGCTTGACGCCTTTGCCGCCCGTCTCAGTCACCCGACGACACACAGGTTTATCGTCAGCGGCCATACCGAATCAGAAATTCATCGCCATTGCGACGAGCAGGACATTGACCTGGTCATCGTGGGCAGCCATGGCCGTCATGGCCTGTCGCTGCTGCTGGGATCAACCGCCAACGGCGTGCTGCACGGCGCCCGCTGCGACGTCCTGGCCATCCGCGTGCAACCCGCCAAATAA
- a CDS encoding ATP-binding cassette domain-containing protein, which yields MPLIRLDNISIAFGTRALLDQVGFQIDPGERVALVGLNGAGKSTLLKLIGGQLQADGGEFWVDPACRIAELPQALPAADERKVRDVVMSGLGEIVEMRQRYDALVMEHDERTMAKLDVLQQQIEAVDGWHLEQKVQRVMERLGLPEDRLMSELSGGWRRRAALGAALVQEPDLLLLDEPTNHLDIETIEWIEQQMKEFRGGLLFISHDRSLVESLATRIVEIDRGKLVSFPGSYSQYKVRKEQMLAEEARHNAEFDKKLAQEEVWIRQGIKARRTRNEGRVRALEALRRERSERRNRQGSAKFGLETAQRSGKLVAELKGVSLGYDGRTLVDNLSLTINRGDRIGLIGPNGIGKSSLLKLVLGEQAPDSGQVNQGTKVEVAYFDQLRGQLDMEKTVIDNISQGRESISINGKDRHIISYLSDFLFAPERARTPVKALSGGECNRVLLAKLFSQPANVLVLDEPTNDLDVETLELLEEILLEFTGTVLLVSHDRAFLDNVVTSTLVFEGQGRITEYVGGYHDWLRQRPQPAVAQASRGKADKPVLAKEGAPKAARKLSYKLQRELDGLPAQLEAAEAKLAELQAVISDGGFYGQGQDQVQAGLDAFAQQEKVVEGLMERWVELEALQE from the coding sequence ATGCCGCTGATACGACTTGACAATATTTCCATCGCCTTTGGTACCAGGGCATTGCTGGACCAAGTCGGTTTTCAGATTGACCCTGGTGAACGGGTGGCGCTGGTCGGGCTTAACGGTGCCGGCAAGTCAACGCTGCTGAAACTGATCGGTGGCCAGTTACAGGCCGATGGCGGCGAATTCTGGGTGGATCCGGCGTGCCGTATCGCGGAGCTGCCCCAGGCATTGCCAGCGGCGGACGAGCGCAAGGTGCGGGATGTGGTGATGAGCGGTCTGGGCGAAATCGTTGAGATGCGCCAGCGCTATGACGCACTGGTCATGGAACATGACGAGCGTACCATGGCCAAGCTCGATGTGTTGCAGCAGCAGATCGAAGCCGTGGACGGCTGGCACCTGGAGCAGAAGGTACAGCGCGTGATGGAGCGTCTGGGCCTGCCGGAGGACCGGCTGATGTCCGAACTGTCCGGTGGTTGGCGCCGTCGTGCTGCGCTTGGTGCCGCGCTGGTGCAGGAGCCGGACCTGTTGCTGCTGGATGAGCCGACCAACCATCTGGACATCGAGACCATCGAATGGATCGAGCAGCAGATGAAGGAGTTCCGCGGCGGCCTGTTGTTTATTTCCCATGACCGTTCTCTGGTGGAATCCCTGGCGACGCGCATTGTCGAGATCGATCGCGGCAAGCTGGTGTCTTTCCCGGGCAGCTACAGCCAGTACAAGGTGCGCAAGGAACAGATGCTGGCCGAAGAGGCGCGTCATAATGCCGAGTTCGACAAGAAGCTCGCGCAGGAAGAAGTCTGGATTCGCCAGGGTATCAAGGCACGCCGCACCCGCAATGAAGGTCGGGTAAGGGCGCTCGAAGCCCTGCGCAGGGAGCGGTCCGAGCGGCGTAATCGCCAGGGCTCTGCCAAGTTCGGCCTCGAAACGGCACAGCGCTCCGGCAAGCTGGTGGCAGAACTCAAGGGCGTGTCCCTGGGGTACGATGGCCGAACCCTGGTCGATAACCTGTCGCTGACCATCAACCGCGGCGACCGTATCGGCCTGATTGGTCCCAACGGTATCGGCAAGAGCAGTTTGCTCAAGCTGGTGCTGGGTGAGCAGGCGCCGGACAGCGGTCAGGTGAATCAGGGTACCAAGGTTGAAGTGGCCTATTTCGATCAGCTGCGTGGCCAGCTCGATATGGAAAAAACGGTTATCGACAACATCTCCCAGGGGCGGGAAAGCATCAGCATCAACGGCAAGGATCGCCATATCATCAGCTACCTGAGCGACTTCCTGTTTGCACCCGAGCGTGCCCGCACGCCGGTGAAGGCGCTGTCGGGCGGTGAGTGCAACCGGGTACTGCTGGCGAAACTGTTCAGCCAGCCGGCCAACGTGCTGGTGCTCGATGAGCCGACCAACGACCTGGATGTCGAAACACTCGAATTGCTGGAAGAAATCCTGCTGGAGTTTACCGGCACCGTGCTGCTGGTCAGTCATGACCGTGCCTTTCTCGACAACGTAGTGACCAGTACCCTGGTATTTGAAGGTCAGGGCCGTATCACCGAATACGTCGGCGGGTATCACGACTGGCTGCGCCAGCGGCCGCAGCCGGCTGTCGCTCAGGCTTCCAGGGGCAAGGCAGACAAGCCGGTGCTGGCAAAGGAAGGCGCGCCCAAGGCGGCACGCAAACTGAGCTACAAGCTGCAGCGCGAGCTGGATGGGCTGCCGGCCCAGCTGGAAGCGGCTGAGGCAAAGCTGGCCGAGTTGCAGGCGGTGATCTCCGATGGTGGCTTCTACGGGCAGGGTCAGGACCAGGTCCAGGCCGGGCTGGATGCGTTTGCGCAGCAGGAAAAGGTGGTCGAGGGCCTGATGGAGCGCTGGGTCGAGCTGGAAGCCCTGCAGGAATAA
- a CDS encoding transglycosylase SLT domain-containing protein — MKPLSLMCATLVLGCAVSLPSSAASPSGTDTYARERASYQQAKKAAAAKDWDTFESISAQLRHYPLYPYLEYEQMERRLASASQSQIDQFTATHGDTPLASRLQRSWVNQLARQQAWHGILQAMAKNPLSGTKYQCLELEARLHTGDTTRAYAGAAELWNVGSSQPNSCDALFNSWIKSGQLTSDIALSRFFKAIEAGNDSLAKYVQRYLSQADHKAVSDLFLKVSSDPRLLANPKLLSSGNPLHGRIAAHGIRDLARKDLLQSFDLWLRDRDRLMLDPQRRTTLDRYFGVRMGKNFLPDYEARMARLDPDFQQEEVTEWRIRNALTRLDWPRVQQLISKLPAELQANERWLYWNSVAIDSTGKGSNSPESLARLLGSRNFYSFLAAEMHDRPYDLQDEPGNFDSTQLDRLEQSPAFRRMRELLRLNETYQARSEWNLAQTRLSDNDRHAAAHVASRWDWHDQAIRGAISSKRWNDLSIRFPHPYKALFKQYAADRGINRTWALSIARQESAFQAAVQSGAGARGLMQLMPATATQTAKRYSVPYRNSVDLNDPQTNIALGTAYLAQMLERFNGNRVFATAAYNAGPHRVSRWLEERGDLPLDIWIETIPFDETRNYVQNVLAFGVIYDVRDQQPTRMLSPTESARLALYQSGSAKKL; from the coding sequence ATGAAACCACTCTCACTGATGTGCGCCACACTGGTACTGGGCTGTGCTGTGTCACTGCCATCCAGCGCAGCCAGCCCGAGCGGCACCGATACCTACGCCCGGGAACGCGCGAGCTACCAGCAGGCAAAAAAAGCCGCAGCAGCCAAAGACTGGGATACCTTCGAGTCCATTAGCGCCCAACTCCGGCACTACCCACTCTATCCTTACCTGGAATATGAGCAGATGGAACGCCGTCTGGCCAGCGCCAGCCAAAGCCAGATCGATCAGTTTACCGCCACGCACGGGGATACCCCGCTGGCGTCGCGCCTGCAGCGCAGCTGGGTCAACCAGCTGGCACGCCAACAAGCCTGGCACGGCATCTTGCAGGCGATGGCCAAGAATCCGCTCAGCGGCACCAAATACCAGTGCCTGGAACTCGAGGCGCGCCTGCACACCGGCGATACCACCCGCGCCTACGCCGGCGCCGCCGAACTCTGGAATGTGGGCTCATCACAACCCAACAGCTGCGATGCCCTGTTCAACAGCTGGATCAAGAGCGGCCAACTGACCTCTGACATCGCCCTGAGCCGTTTCTTCAAAGCCATCGAGGCAGGCAATGACTCACTGGCCAAATACGTGCAGCGCTATCTCTCCCAGGCCGACCACAAGGCTGTCAGTGACCTGTTCCTGAAAGTCAGTTCCGATCCAAGGCTGCTCGCCAACCCAAAGCTGCTGAGCAGCGGCAACCCCCTGCACGGACGCATCGCCGCCCATGGCATTCGGGACCTGGCCCGCAAAGACCTGCTGCAGTCCTTTGACCTCTGGCTGCGCGACCGCGACCGACTCATGCTGGACCCGCAGCGGCGCACGACCCTGGATCGCTACTTCGGCGTCCGCATGGGCAAGAATTTCCTGCCCGACTACGAAGCCCGGATGGCACGCCTGGATCCCGATTTCCAGCAGGAAGAAGTTACCGAATGGCGCATTCGCAACGCCCTGACCCGCCTCGACTGGCCCCGGGTACAGCAGCTGATCAGCAAGCTGCCGGCAGAGCTTCAAGCCAACGAGCGCTGGCTGTACTGGAACAGCGTGGCCATAGACAGTACCGGCAAGGGCAGTAACAGCCCTGAAAGCCTGGCGCGCCTGCTCGGCTCACGCAACTTCTACAGCTTTCTGGCCGCCGAAATGCACGACAGGCCCTACGACCTGCAGGACGAACCCGGCAATTTCGACAGCACCCAGCTGGACCGCCTGGAGCAGAGCCCGGCATTCCGGCGCATGCGTGAGCTGCTGCGCCTGAACGAAACCTACCAGGCGCGTTCGGAGTGGAACCTGGCGCAGACACGGCTTAGCGACAACGACCGACACGCCGCAGCCCATGTCGCCAGCCGCTGGGACTGGCACGACCAGGCAATCCGCGGTGCCATCAGCTCGAAACGCTGGAACGACCTGAGCATCCGCTTTCCCCATCCATACAAGGCACTGTTCAAGCAGTACGCCGCGGATCGCGGCATCAACCGCACCTGGGCGCTGTCCATCGCCCGCCAGGAAAGCGCCTTCCAGGCCGCCGTTCAGTCCGGCGCAGGCGCCCGCGGCCTGATGCAGCTGATGCCGGCCACCGCCACCCAGACCGCCAAGCGCTACAGCGTGCCCTATCGCAACAGCGTCGACCTGAACGACCCGCAAACCAACATCGCCCTGGGTACCGCCTACCTGGCGCAGATGCTGGAGCGTTTCAATGGCAACCGGGTATTCGCCACGGCCGCCTACAACGCCGGCCCCCACCGCGTCTCCCGCTGGCTTGAAGAACGCGGAGACCTGCCGCTGGATATCTGGATCGAGACCATCCCCTTCGATGAAACGCGCAATTACGTGCAAAACGTACTGGCGTTCGGGGTAATCTATGACGTGCGCGACCAGCAGCCGACACGCATGCTCAGCCCCACCGAATCGGCACGCCTGGCCCTCTACCAGAGTGGCAGCGCGAAAAAACTCTAG
- a CDS encoding TatD family hydrolase produces MPEPMIDIGVNLTDKRFAQDLDAVISRATEAGVSTLIVTGTSLAGSQAARELCHQHPGTLRFTAGVHPHHASEYDAHTHAQLRQLALDPACVALGETGLDFNRNFSSPTEQIAAFEQQLELAMESGLPLFLHERDAHAEQLALLKRHRSAISRAVAHCFTGSEEELHGYLDLDLHIGLTGWVCDERRGAHLLPLLRDIPADRLLLETDAPYLLPRDLRPKPKSGRNEPCYLPHIAERVAQATGEPVEVLRARLHANSKAFFGLQ; encoded by the coding sequence GTGCCTGAACCCATGATTGACATCGGTGTCAACCTCACCGACAAGCGTTTCGCCCAGGATCTGGACGCCGTGATCAGCCGCGCCACCGAAGCGGGTGTCAGCACCCTGATCGTTACCGGCACCAGCCTTGCCGGCAGCCAGGCCGCCCGGGAACTGTGCCACCAGCACCCCGGGACACTGCGCTTCACCGCCGGTGTGCACCCGCACCACGCCAGCGAATACGACGCTCACACCCATGCGCAGCTGCGCCAGCTTGCCCTCGACCCGGCCTGCGTCGCCCTGGGTGAAACGGGGCTGGACTTCAACCGCAATTTTTCCAGCCCAACAGAACAGATCGCTGCCTTCGAGCAGCAACTGGAGCTTGCCATGGAAAGCGGACTGCCACTGTTCTTGCACGAGCGGGACGCCCATGCGGAGCAACTAGCGCTGCTCAAACGCCACCGCAGTGCCATCAGCCGCGCCGTGGCCCACTGCTTTACCGGCAGCGAAGAAGAGCTGCATGGCTACCTGGATCTGGATCTTCATATCGGCCTGACCGGCTGGGTCTGCGATGAACGCCGCGGTGCTCACCTGCTGCCGCTGCTCAGGGACATCCCGGCGGATCGCCTGCTGCTGGAAACGGACGCCCCCTACCTGCTGCCCCGGGACCTGCGCCCCAAGCCCAAATCCGGGCGCAATGAGCCCTGCTACCTGCCCCACATCGCCGAGCGGGTCGCCCAGGCCACCGGTGAGCCCGTTGAAGTGCTGCGGGCCCGGCTCCACGCCAACAGCAAGGCCTTCTTCGGGCTTCAATAA
- a CDS encoding glutaredoxin family protein, giving the protein MSTSGCHLCDQAIEIIVTSLDPGLHSVDEVDIALDDGLVERYGVRIPVLVDEASGLELGWPFDRAALMAFIGGLA; this is encoded by the coding sequence ATGAGTACCAGTGGTTGTCATCTCTGTGACCAGGCGATCGAGATTATCGTCACCAGCCTCGACCCCGGTTTGCACAGTGTCGATGAGGTGGATATCGCCCTGGATGATGGGTTGGTGGAGCGCTACGGGGTGCGGATTCCGGTACTGGTGGATGAGGCCAGCGGTCTTGAGCTGGGCTGGCCCTTTGATCGCGCTGCGCTGATGGCCTTTATCGGCGGGCTGGCGTAA
- a CDS encoding PHA/PHB synthase family protein yields the protein MDKNSNVLSDPQEFIDYLNSETKKVLDMFTSSGGDDIFTQFTQSWTELTTRSFEDPTVWIRAITDYQTAQLNLWQSLFTGSTANVEPSRGDRRFQAEEWSANPVFSYIKQSYLLTSKLLNEMASNANLSDSEQRKLEFYTQQYIDALSPTNFAATNPEVLQQALETKGQSLIDGLKNLLGDIDKGRISMTDETAFVLGENLALSEGAVVFENDMFQLLQYKPLTEQVTERPLLIVPPCINKFYILDLQEHNSFVRYCVEQGQTVFLVSWLNPSIEQGDISWDDYVGEGVIKAIDVAHDIGTADKINALAWCVGGTLLASALAVMAARKDNRVASATFLTTLTDFSDPGDLCVFIDEQQVKRLEDKVNNAGVLNGRELATSFNMLRSNDLIWSYVVNNYLKGQTPPPFDILYWNSDSTNLPANMYTYYINKMYLENKLVEPNALTICGEPIDLRKIKIPCYFLSTIEDHIAPWKGTFKGAANFKGNVEFVLGASGHVAGVINPASKNRRHFWTGGEQGKSADHWFDTATQQEGSWWTHWNEWLKRRAGKKAEAPADFGNATYKAIEPAPGRYVSARID from the coding sequence ATGGATAAAAACAGCAACGTACTTTCAGATCCTCAGGAATTTATCGACTACCTGAATTCGGAAACCAAGAAGGTTCTGGACATGTTCACCTCATCAGGAGGTGATGACATCTTTACCCAGTTCACCCAATCCTGGACCGAGCTCACCACCCGCTCGTTCGAGGACCCAACTGTCTGGATCCGGGCGATCACCGACTATCAGACCGCGCAACTCAACCTGTGGCAGAGCCTGTTCACCGGCAGCACCGCCAACGTCGAGCCCAGCCGCGGCGACCGCCGTTTCCAGGCCGAGGAATGGTCTGCCAATCCGGTATTCAGCTACATCAAGCAGTCGTACCTGCTGACGTCCAAGCTGCTGAACGAAATGGCATCCAATGCCAACCTGTCCGACTCCGAACAGCGCAAGCTGGAGTTCTATACCCAGCAGTACATCGATGCGCTGTCGCCGACCAACTTTGCCGCCACCAACCCCGAAGTGCTGCAGCAGGCACTGGAGACCAAGGGGCAGAGCCTGATCGACGGCCTCAAGAACCTGCTCGGCGACATCGACAAGGGTCGCATCTCGATGACCGACGAGACGGCCTTCGTGCTGGGCGAAAACCTGGCACTGAGCGAAGGCGCTGTGGTGTTCGAGAACGACATGTTCCAGTTGCTGCAGTACAAGCCGTTGACCGAACAGGTGACCGAACGCCCGCTGCTGATCGTGCCGCCGTGCATCAACAAGTTCTATATTCTGGACCTGCAGGAGCACAATTCCTTTGTGCGCTACTGCGTTGAACAGGGCCAGACCGTTTTCCTGGTTTCCTGGCTTAACCCGTCCATCGAGCAGGGCGACATCAGCTGGGACGACTACGTCGGCGAGGGGGTCATCAAGGCAATCGACGTCGCCCACGACATCGGCACCGCGGACAAGATCAACGCCCTGGCCTGGTGTGTCGGCGGCACCCTGCTGGCATCGGCCCTGGCGGTCATGGCAGCGCGCAAGGACAACCGCGTCGCCTCCGCCACCTTCCTCACCACCCTGACCGACTTCAGCGATCCGGGCGACCTGTGCGTCTTTATCGATGAACAGCAGGTCAAGCGCCTGGAAGACAAGGTCAACAACGCCGGCGTACTCAACGGCCGCGAGCTGGCGACCTCGTTCAACATGCTGCGCTCAAACGACCTGATCTGGTCCTACGTGGTCAACAACTACCTCAAGGGGCAAACGCCACCGCCGTTCGACATCCTGTACTGGAACAGCGACTCCACCAACCTGCCCGCCAATATGTACACCTACTACATCAACAAGATGTATCTGGAGAACAAGCTGGTCGAGCCGAATGCCCTGACCATCTGTGGCGAGCCGATAGATCTGCGCAAGATCAAGATCCCGTGCTACTTCCTGTCGACCATCGAAGACCATATCGCCCCCTGGAAAGGCACCTTCAAGGGCGCCGCCAACTTCAAGGGCAACGTGGAATTCGTCCTCGGCGCCAGCGGTCACGTGGCCGGCGTAATCAATCCGGCCTCCAAGAACCGCCGTCACTTCTGGACCGGTGGCGAGCAGGGCAAGAGCGCCGATCACTGGTTCGATACCGCGACCCAGCAGGAAGGCTCCTGGTGGACGCACTGGAACGAGTGGCTCAAGCGCCGCGCCGGCAAGAAAGCGGAGGCACCGGCTGATTTCGGCAACGCCACCTACAAGGCCATTGAGCCGGCACCGGGCCGCTACGTCAGCGCACGTATCGACTAA
- a CDS encoding MATE family efflux transporter yields MNTRNRSPRLHLTEARALLKLGGPIMVAQLSQTAMGFVDTLMAGRVSARDLAAVALGNGIWLPVFLALSGVLMAATPMTAQHLGAHQPRAAGAVLQQGFWIALLAGTLAFFSVRNCAWLLEQLQVAPDLAAMTQAYLRGISWGLPAILLYQLIRSFCEGFGLTRVVMKIGLLGLLCNIPLNYIFIYGKLGLPAMGGVGCGWATSIVMLIMLLAGSLYLWRNPAFKTAAPLARWQWPRLQASRQFLQLGLPIGVSLLIEVSMFSLIALLLAPRGDITVAAHQITMSFTGLTFMLPLSIAMAITIRVGHLVGAGDPVQARRSALTGTLLALACALVSCSIMLMFALQIASLYSPNPVVIALAAQLMTIAAFFQFSDSIQVAAAGALRGYKDTSMPLLLVFLAYWGVGMPAGYVLGLTDLLGPSRGAAGFWYGLVLGLSLGALLLGARLTWMTGRHLSRRTAD; encoded by the coding sequence TTGAACACCCGAAACCGCTCACCCCGCCTGCACCTGACGGAAGCCCGCGCCCTGCTAAAGCTCGGTGGCCCCATCATGGTTGCACAGCTGTCGCAGACCGCCATGGGCTTTGTCGACACCCTGATGGCCGGCCGCGTCAGCGCGCGGGACCTCGCCGCCGTCGCGCTCGGCAACGGCATCTGGCTACCGGTCTTTCTGGCCCTCTCCGGCGTGCTGATGGCCGCGACCCCCATGACGGCACAGCACCTTGGCGCCCACCAACCCCGCGCCGCCGGCGCGGTACTGCAGCAGGGTTTCTGGATCGCGCTGCTGGCGGGCACCCTGGCTTTTTTCAGCGTACGCAACTGTGCCTGGCTGCTGGAGCAGCTGCAGGTCGCACCGGATCTTGCGGCCATGACCCAGGCCTACCTGAGAGGCATTTCCTGGGGCCTGCCGGCGATATTGCTGTACCAGCTGATCCGCAGCTTTTGCGAAGGCTTCGGCCTGACCCGTGTCGTCATGAAAATCGGGCTGCTGGGACTGCTGTGCAACATCCCCCTGAACTACATCTTCATTTACGGCAAGCTTGGTCTGCCCGCCATGGGTGGCGTCGGCTGCGGCTGGGCCACCAGCATTGTCATGCTGATCATGCTGCTGGCGGGCAGCCTGTACCTGTGGCGCAACCCCGCCTTTAAGACAGCCGCACCGCTCGCCCGCTGGCAATGGCCTCGCCTGCAGGCAAGCCGGCAGTTTCTGCAACTGGGGCTGCCGATCGGCGTTTCCCTGCTGATTGAAGTCAGCATGTTTTCCCTCATCGCCCTGCTGCTCGCCCCCCGGGGCGATATCACCGTGGCGGCACACCAGATCACCATGAGCTTCACCGGCCTTACCTTTATGCTGCCGCTGAGCATTGCGATGGCCATTACCATTCGCGTCGGTCACCTGGTCGGCGCCGGCGACCCAGTTCAGGCTCGGCGCAGCGCCCTTACCGGTACCCTGCTGGCACTGGCATGCGCCCTGGTATCCTGCAGCATCATGCTGATGTTTGCGCTGCAAATTGCCAGCCTCTATAGCCCCAACCCCGTTGTCATTGCCCTGGCCGCCCAGCTGATGACCATTGCCGCCTTCTTCCAGTTTTCCGACAGCATCCAGGTCGCCGCCGCCGGCGCCCTGCGCGGCTACAAGGACACCAGCATGCCGCTGCTGCTGGTCTTCCTTGCCTACTGGGGGGTCGGCATGCCGGCCGGTTACGTCCTTGGGCTCACCGACCTGCTGGGCCCATCCCGGGGCGCAGCGGGGTTCTGGTACGGCCTGGTGCTGGGCCTCAGTCTTGGTGCCCTGCTGCTCGGTGCACGCCTGACATGGATGACAGGACGCCACCTCAGCCGCCGGACAGCAGACTGA
- a CDS encoding DUF3080 family protein, which produces MPAARMTSLLLCLGALLAGCSGTTPEAMLDNYSERVARVLEEPIEAGLGATADIPLFPPRRERLLALTDLRQGPIEVLALRHCDLLGLIAQRNSSLGKVMRPSGQLVYELRLLHQVRDCLSRLSQDPDADPQLKLQLAEIEQIKTRELPAVLWNAVYASSEMEANFSRGDPALPLRGKDDETADSDEAALRSLQALANIQTLTSTPDWALPADLDGLEQHYQVLNANRFGSQWLKSLWLLTGTLEHTAQALERREQRGSICPQQRPTPRARILLNVFRLYYAGEVQPYLARVHRSGERWKALHEQLLSQLPATPGMREYQWQVFATANPDSLWQRYSQARDRHTRSWQATLRNCQLMPGS; this is translated from the coding sequence ATGCCGGCCGCACGCATGACCTCGCTGTTACTCTGCCTGGGCGCCCTGCTGGCCGGATGCAGTGGCACCACCCCCGAAGCCATGCTCGACAACTACAGCGAGCGCGTCGCCCGGGTACTCGAGGAGCCCATCGAGGCTGGCCTCGGCGCCACTGCAGACATCCCCCTGTTTCCGCCAAGGCGCGAGCGCCTGCTGGCGCTAACGGACCTCCGACAGGGTCCGATTGAAGTCCTGGCGCTGCGCCACTGTGACCTGCTGGGGCTCATTGCACAGCGCAACAGCTCGCTGGGAAAGGTGATGCGCCCATCCGGGCAGCTAGTGTACGAACTCCGCCTGCTGCACCAGGTACGCGACTGCCTCTCCCGGCTGTCCCAGGACCCCGATGCCGACCCGCAACTGAAGTTGCAGCTTGCCGAAATCGAGCAGATCAAGACGCGGGAACTGCCCGCCGTGCTCTGGAACGCGGTCTATGCCTCGAGCGAAATGGAGGCCAACTTTTCCCGTGGCGACCCGGCATTGCCATTGCGCGGCAAGGACGATGAGACCGCCGACAGCGACGAAGCGGCCCTGCGTAGCCTGCAGGCGCTCGCCAATATACAGACCCTGACAAGCACTCCCGACTGGGCCCTGCCCGCGGATCTGGACGGGCTGGAACAGCACTACCAGGTCCTGAACGCCAACCGCTTTGGTAGCCAGTGGCTCAAGTCACTCTGGCTACTGACCGGAACCCTGGAGCACACCGCCCAGGCACTGGAGCGCCGTGAACAGCGCGGGAGCATCTGCCCGCAACAAAGGCCCACCCCCAGGGCCCGTATCCTGCTCAACGTTTTCAGGCTCTATTACGCCGGCGAAGTGCAGCCCTACCTCGCCCGGGTACATCGCAGCGGAGAGCGCTGGAAAGCCCTGCACGAACAGTTGCTGAGCCAGCTCCCCGCCACACCCGGGATGCGGGAGTACCAATGGCAGGTCTTCGCAACAGCCAATCCTGACAGCCTGTGGCAGCGCTACAGCCAGGCCCGGGACCGGCACACCCGCAGCTGGCAGGCGACACTGCGCAACTGCCAGCTGATGCCGGGCAGCTGA
- a CDS encoding FMN-dependent NADH-azoreductase, with amino-acid sequence MTKVLVIQSSALNETSNTRLLTTKLLARLGRDAQIAVTTRDLAQDQLPHITDQTLGAFFTPADQRSDEQNAIIALSDTLVGELMDTDILIIAAPMYNFGVPSTLKAYFDHIARAGVTFKYTETGPVGLVQNKQAYIVTATGGIHAGTPRDFVAPYVETFLGFIGINAVETFAAEGMSMPDMKDQSLNQVMSAIEQL; translated from the coding sequence ATGACCAAGGTACTCGTTATTCAATCCAGCGCCCTGAACGAAACCTCCAACACCCGCCTGCTGACGACGAAGCTGCTGGCCCGCCTGGGTCGCGATGCGCAGATCGCCGTCACCACCCGCGACCTGGCCCAGGATCAGCTGCCCCACATCACCGACCAGACACTGGGCGCCTTTTTCACCCCGGCCGATCAGCGCAGTGACGAACAGAACGCGATTATCGCCCTGTCCGACACCCTGGTAGGGGAGCTGATGGACACCGATATCCTGATCATCGCCGCGCCCATGTACAACTTCGGCGTACCCTCGACCCTGAAGGCCTACTTCGACCATATCGCCCGCGCCGGCGTAACGTTCAAATACACTGAAACCGGTCCCGTTGGCCTGGTACAGAACAAGCAGGCCTACATTGTCACGGCCACGGGCGGCATCCACGCCGGTACGCCACGGGACTTCGTTGCGCCCTACGTTGAAACCTTCCTTGGCTTCATCGGCATCAATGCGGTAGAAACCTTTGCCGCCGAGGGCATGAGCATGCCAGACATGAAGGACCAGTCGCTGAACCAGGTGATGAGCGCCATTGAGCAGCTGTAA